One window of Sphingomonas paeninsulae genomic DNA carries:
- a CDS encoding SDR family NAD(P)-dependent oxidoreductase, whose translation MSGRNIIVTGGFGALGRDVAAAFAAQGDRVARIDFAPSPPDCIDGGIDLACIDLTDDAAAEKAVTEVAETFGGIDVLVNIAGGFTWETVEGGSIASWEQMFAMNLRSTVTIIQAALPTLRKSAAGRIINIGAGAAIQAATGMGAYAASKAGVHRLTEALAAELAGSDITVNAVLPSIIDTPTNRVNMPDADTNQWVQPRAIADVILFLGSIAARSISGALIPVTRGTPI comes from the coding sequence ATGAGCGGACGCAATATAATTGTGACGGGCGGTTTCGGCGCTCTTGGTCGGGACGTGGCTGCCGCATTCGCAGCCCAAGGCGACAGGGTCGCACGGATCGACTTCGCACCATCTCCGCCGGATTGCATCGATGGCGGTATTGATTTGGCATGCATTGACCTAACGGACGATGCGGCTGCGGAAAAAGCCGTTACGGAGGTCGCCGAAACGTTTGGCGGTATCGATGTGCTTGTAAACATTGCGGGCGGCTTTACCTGGGAAACCGTTGAAGGTGGCAGCATCGCCAGTTGGGAACAGATGTTCGCGATGAATTTGCGTTCCACTGTCACCATCATCCAAGCGGCGCTGCCGACACTCCGGAAAAGCGCGGCCGGCCGCATTATCAATATTGGCGCGGGCGCGGCGATTCAGGCGGCGACGGGGATGGGTGCTTATGCTGCGTCGAAGGCGGGAGTACACCGTCTGACCGAAGCGCTAGCCGCCGAATTGGCCGGTAGTGACATAACTGTGAATGCGGTGCTGCCCAGTATTATCGACACGCCGACCAACCGGGTCAACATGCCCGACGCCGATACCAATCAGTGGGTGCAGCCACGCGCGATCGCAGACGTTATCCTGTTTCTGGGATCAATTGCGGCACGATCAATCAGCGGCGCTCTTATCCCGGTCACGCGAGGCACACCGATCTGA
- a CDS encoding flavin-containing monooxygenase, with translation MSGILMGIRLKEAGITNFTVYEKGDAVGGTWRENSYPGLHCDVPSLHYCYSFDLNPTWTREFSPGAEIHDYFKRSAEKFGITPHVRLNTAVTDAKWIDGVWRVSLSNGESDSADVLVSAVGVLHIPIMPEIPGKETFAGASFHTTKWDHSIDLGEKSVGVIGTGSTAVQIVTELAGKVSNISMFQRTPQWVAYVANARYSERTKARLRRYPFLLKWHYEVKRQQLEALVCGGIMGEDEGLRAMLVNNCEGHLATVRDPDLRSKLTPNYEVGCKRLVTSPRFYEAIQRPDAKLVTAAIEKIVPDGIVTEDGQLHSIDVLAYATGFDPLAYLRPMTMTGRGGHTLEELWAKRPTAYRTIAVPHMPNFFMLEGPFSPVSNLSLVLISERQANFVMKCIELIRTERIAISPRPDVTDNIIAIYRERGRETIFATGGCQSYFLDDEGVPIYYSLGPASFFAEMDEDPDLDEFEIGALEEAASA, from the coding sequence ATGTCGGGTATCTTGATGGGAATCCGTCTCAAGGAAGCGGGTATCACCAATTTCACTGTTTACGAAAAAGGCGATGCGGTTGGCGGCACCTGGCGAGAAAATAGCTATCCCGGCCTTCATTGCGACGTGCCATCACTCCATTATTGTTACTCCTTCGACCTCAATCCAACCTGGACGCGGGAATTCTCCCCTGGGGCCGAAATCCACGACTATTTCAAGCGCTCAGCGGAGAAGTTCGGCATTACGCCTCATGTTCGCCTTAATACTGCGGTTACTGATGCAAAATGGATTGATGGCGTGTGGCGCGTGTCTTTGTCGAACGGTGAAAGCGACAGCGCCGATGTTCTCGTTTCCGCGGTGGGCGTCTTGCATATTCCGATAATGCCAGAAATTCCGGGCAAGGAAACCTTCGCTGGAGCAAGCTTCCATACGACCAAGTGGGACCACTCAATCGACTTGGGAGAAAAATCCGTCGGCGTAATTGGCACGGGGTCAACCGCGGTTCAAATCGTCACAGAGCTGGCTGGTAAGGTGTCGAATATTTCGATGTTTCAGCGCACGCCGCAATGGGTCGCCTACGTAGCGAACGCCCGTTATTCTGAACGCACCAAGGCGAGACTCAGACGCTATCCTTTCCTGCTTAAGTGGCATTACGAGGTAAAGAGGCAACAGCTCGAAGCACTTGTCTGCGGTGGCATTATGGGAGAAGATGAGGGCCTTCGCGCCATGCTCGTCAATAATTGCGAAGGCCATCTTGCTACCGTGCGCGATCCTGATCTTCGTAGCAAGCTGACCCCGAATTATGAAGTCGGGTGTAAGCGGCTCGTAACTTCGCCTCGCTTCTATGAAGCGATTCAGCGCCCCGATGCCAAATTGGTAACCGCAGCGATAGAGAAGATTGTCCCGGACGGCATTGTGACCGAAGATGGCCAACTTCACTCAATTGATGTTCTCGCTTATGCGACCGGCTTCGACCCGCTCGCATATCTCCGCCCGATGACGATGACCGGCCGGGGCGGGCACACGCTGGAAGAGCTCTGGGCCAAGCGACCGACTGCATATCGAACGATCGCGGTGCCGCATATGCCAAACTTTTTCATGCTTGAAGGTCCGTTCAGCCCTGTCAGCAACCTTTCTCTCGTCCTTATTTCCGAACGTCAGGCTAACTTCGTGATGAAATGCATCGAGCTGATACGCACGGAGCGGATTGCGATTTCTCCGCGACCCGACGTTACGGATAATATTATTGCCATCTACCGTGAACGCGGCCGCGAAACGATATTCGCCACGGGAGGTTGCCAGAGCTATTTTCTCGATGATGAGGGCGTCCCG
- a CDS encoding putative quinol monooxygenase, which yields MLTVLLIGRIKPGRELEFEKKIADLFRLVSEEPGCHGVTWGLTEVPGQYALIERYADSAALLAHRTSSHMKEHGPSLSELFDGSPTIVRFIENGDLLA from the coding sequence ATGTTGACCGTCCTATTGATCGGCAGGATCAAGCCCGGTCGGGAGCTTGAGTTCGAGAAGAAGATTGCTGACTTGTTTCGCTTGGTTTCCGAAGAACCGGGATGTCATGGAGTGACCTGGGGTCTCACCGAGGTTCCGGGTCAATATGCACTCATCGAGCGATACGCCGATTCGGCTGCCCTGTTAGCGCATCGTACCTCTTCGCACATGAAGGAACATGGACCGTCGCTTTCTGAACTGTTTGATGGTAGCCCGACGATCGTCCGTTTTATCGAGAATGGCGACCTGCTTGCTTGA